A genome region from Candidatus Poribacteria bacterium includes the following:
- a CDS encoding DUF262 domain-containing protein yields the protein MEIKDEAQTVDILFSGSRKQYKIPIYQRRYVWNRKNWDNLWIDVKHRSSNGLFTGIIVTRLQDDPGDLEIYDVIDGQQRLTTFQIILCVIR from the coding sequence GTGGAGATAAAAGACGAAGCCCAGACTGTAGATATATTATTCTCAGGAAGTAGGAAGCAATATAAAATTCCTATTTATCAACGGCGTTACGTTTGGAATCGAAAGAATTGGGATAACCTCTGGATCGATGTTAAACATAGGTCATCTAATGGGCTTTTTACCGGCATCATTGTGACACGCCTACAAGACGATCCAGGTGATTTAGAAATCTATGATGTCATTGATGGGCAGCAGCGTCTTACAACTTTTCAAATTATTCTTTGCGTCATTAGGTAG
- a CDS encoding Uma2 family endonuclease: MSSLAAETIFTPEEYLVSERKATLKSEYINGEILAMSGASLAHTLLTADILTELNIQLRGHKCQVISNDMRVKTSPKGAYFYPDVVVFCGEPEFEDNVFDTLLNPILVVEVLSPSTEMYDRGDKFAHYQELASLQEYILVSQDRIRVEQYRLLKTQWVQTEFHGHEDVLLLNSIGCKLPLQDIYRRVAFSD, from the coding sequence ATGTCATCTCTCGCAGCAGAAACCATCTTTACCCCCGAGGAATACCTCGTCTCGGAACGGAAGGCAACACTGAAAAGTGAATATATTAACGGAGAAATACTTGCAATGTCCGGCGCAAGTCTCGCGCATACACTCCTCACAGCAGATATACTCACTGAACTGAATATCCAACTGAGGGGACACAAGTGTCAGGTCATTAGCAACGATATGCGCGTGAAGACCAGCCCGAAAGGTGCCTATTTTTACCCGGATGTCGTCGTTTTCTGTGGTGAACCCGAATTTGAGGATAACGTCTTTGATACGCTTCTTAACCCAATTCTTGTTGTAGAGGTGCTTTCACCGTCGACGGAAATGTATGACAGAGGTGACAAATTTGCGCACTATCAAGAACTTGCATCCCTGCAAGAATACATCCTCGTTTCACAGGACAGAATTCGCGTCGAACAGTATCGCCTTCTCAAGACACAGTGGGTGCAGACCGAGTTTCACGGACATGAAGATGTGCTACTACTCAATTCCATCGGATGTAAACTCCCCTTACAAGACATCTACAGACGCGTTGCATTTTCTGATTGA
- a CDS encoding AAA family ATPase: MEKKDIREHTAEGREMRRFGTQGPVHPSENYFVRRTEKINDFISRIKEGRYIVIFAPRQTGKTTFFQQAFDKLITEAPTYFPIPLNFDVYKNLSSPAFYEHLYQQIRQSIEQLCQKRGATLSENLAQFLANTTLTDHLSMLEFFRELASFLNAESGEQKVVIVIDEFDGIPQAVLSDFLHTLRHIYIAGKPRCPHSVSIIGVKSITQLNYDRSISPFNIQDEFDLPNFTREEVEELLGQYTTEVGQAFAPEVITSIYKQTGGQPVLVNRLAQILTEEMDIPKTQPITMSHFTTAHTQLLRGRNTNIEHLTTNMRKDPRFEKILMRITAYEDGLDFNLHDELLNELATYGVISEGVDRMCEIANPIYLYSILRAFKPTVNGLEEVYFPEDNITGFQTYLTDTGQIAMQPLLDNFSNFIARAGFRILQVPQTPQESVGRHLLLTYLDQFVQIVGGNMLLEVQTGRGRIDLCILHNQRKYIVETKIWRGENRYQAGKRQLAAYLKLEKALEGYYVVFDHRDIPEPRIETETVEGVTIRSYVIPVIQKKPSDRRNL; the protein is encoded by the coding sequence ATGGAAAAGAAAGATATAAGAGAACACACTGCTGAGGGAAGAGAAATGAGACGTTTTGGCACCCAAGGTCCCGTGCATCCATCGGAAAACTACTTCGTCCGACGCACAGAGAAGATTAACGATTTCATCAGCCGCATCAAAGAGGGTCGATATATCGTTATTTTCGCGCCGCGTCAAACAGGTAAAACGACCTTTTTCCAGCAGGCCTTCGATAAACTCATAACAGAAGCACCAACCTACTTTCCAATTCCGCTGAATTTTGATGTGTATAAAAATCTCTCATCTCCGGCTTTCTATGAACATCTCTACCAGCAGATTCGCCAGAGCATTGAGCAGCTCTGTCAAAAGCGCGGTGCTACACTTTCCGAAAATTTAGCACAATTCTTGGCAAACACAACACTCACCGATCATCTTTCAATGTTGGAATTCTTTAGGGAACTCGCAAGTTTTCTGAACGCCGAGTCTGGCGAACAGAAGGTTGTCATTGTTATCGACGAATTTGATGGTATTCCTCAAGCAGTTCTGAGCGATTTTCTTCACACCCTTCGCCATATCTACATTGCCGGTAAACCGCGATGCCCACACAGCGTCAGCATCATCGGTGTTAAGAGTATTACCCAACTCAACTATGATCGCTCCATCTCGCCATTCAACATCCAAGACGAGTTTGATTTGCCAAATTTCACACGTGAAGAGGTAGAAGAACTCCTTGGACAATATACAACTGAAGTCGGACAAGCCTTCGCCCCCGAAGTTATTACATCTATCTACAAACAAACTGGGGGGCAACCCGTACTTGTCAACCGTCTTGCGCAGATACTCACAGAAGAGATGGACATCCCGAAAACCCAACCGATTACTATGTCGCACTTTACGACAGCACACACCCAACTGCTGCGAGGCAGAAACACTAACATAGAGCATTTGACAACCAATATGCGCAAGGACCCGCGCTTTGAAAAAATTCTCATGCGAATTACAGCATACGAGGATGGACTTGATTTCAATCTACACGATGAACTCCTTAATGAACTTGCCACTTACGGTGTCATTTCTGAAGGGGTGGACCGCATGTGCGAAATCGCCAACCCGATTTATCTATATTCCATCCTACGCGCCTTTAAACCGACAGTGAACGGGTTAGAAGAGGTATACTTCCCTGAAGACAACATCACAGGTTTCCAGACTTACCTCACAGACACCGGACAGATTGCCATGCAACCGTTACTGGATAATTTTTCTAACTTTATCGCGCGCGCGGGTTTCCGGATTCTGCAAGTGCCGCAAACGCCGCAAGAATCTGTCGGAAGACATCTCCTGCTCACCTATCTTGACCAGTTTGTTCAAATAGTGGGCGGTAACATGCTCCTTGAAGTGCAAACAGGCCGCGGTAGAATAGATTTATGCATCCTCCACAACCAACGAAAATACATCGTTGAGACCAAGATTTGGAGAGGTGAGAACCGTTATCAAGCAGGCAAAAGGCAACTCGCGGCGTATCTCAAGTTGGAGAAGGCACTCGAAGGATACTACGTCGTCTTTGACCACCGCGATATCCCAGAGCCCCGGATAGAGACAGAGACAGTCGAAGGTGTCACGATCCGGAGTTACGTCATTCCAGTGATACAAAAAAAGCCCTCAGATAGGAGGAACCTATAA